Proteins co-encoded in one Ruegeria sp. HKCCD4315 genomic window:
- the trxB gene encoding thioredoxin-disulfide reductase, whose translation MADTRHTKVLIIGSGPAGYTAGVYASRAMLEPILVQGIEPGGQLTTTTEVENWPGDTEVQGPDLMVRMQDHAKAMGCEVIGDIISDLDLSQRPFTAKGDSGTTYTADAVILATGARAKWLGLPSEEKFKGFGVSACATCDGFFYRGQEIVVIGGGNTAVEEALFLTNFASKVTLIHRRDELRAEKILQDRLMKNEKIEPLWFHELDEVIGTDAPLGVEGVRVKHVKTGEITEIPCKGVFVAIGHAPANELIKGTLETHMGGYVVTKPGTTETSVPGVFAAGDLTDHVYRQAVTSAGMGCMAALDAERFLAENE comes from the coding sequence ATGGCCGACACACGACACACCAAGGTTCTGATCATCGGGTCAGGGCCCGCAGGATACACCGCAGGGGTTTATGCAAGCCGTGCCATGCTGGAGCCTATTCTGGTTCAGGGGATCGAGCCCGGCGGCCAATTGACCACGACGACCGAAGTCGAAAACTGGCCCGGCGATACCGAGGTTCAAGGCCCTGACCTGATGGTGCGCATGCAGGACCATGCAAAGGCGATGGGTTGTGAAGTGATCGGCGACATCATCAGCGATCTGGACCTCAGCCAACGCCCCTTCACCGCCAAAGGCGACAGCGGCACAACATACACCGCAGATGCAGTTATCCTGGCCACTGGTGCGCGCGCCAAATGGCTTGGCCTACCGTCCGAAGAGAAATTCAAAGGCTTTGGCGTCTCGGCCTGCGCCACTTGTGACGGGTTCTTCTATCGCGGGCAGGAAATCGTGGTGATCGGCGGCGGCAACACTGCTGTGGAAGAGGCCCTGTTCCTAACCAACTTCGCCAGCAAGGTCACTTTGATCCACCGCCGCGATGAGTTGCGGGCGGAAAAGATCCTGCAAGACCGGCTGATGAAAAACGAAAAGATCGAACCGTTGTGGTTCCACGAGTTGGACGAAGTGATCGGCACTGACGCGCCTTTGGGTGTGGAAGGCGTGCGCGTCAAACATGTCAAAACCGGCGAGATCACAGAGATTCCGTGCAAAGGTGTTTTTGTTGCCATCGGTCACGCCCCGGCGAACGAGCTGATCAAGGGCACGCTGGAAACCCATATGGGCGGCTATGTCGTTACCAAGCCGGGCACAACTGAAACGTCGGTTCCGGGTGTATTCGCGGCAGGTGATCTGACAGACCACGTTTACCGTCAGGCCGTCACAAGCGCCGGCATGGGTTGCATGGCCGCGCTGGATGCCGAACGTTTCCTGGCCGAAAACGAATAA
- a CDS encoding adenylate/guanylate cyclase domain-containing protein: MNNALWRGGWATRLRIGSGLILFVFAFFHFINIGLGLFHTDYLHGMQDGRKEVTRHDAMSVLLYAALFVHAGLALVSIAQRRTLRMPFSTALQVVLGLLIPLQLISHIIHTRVAHEVYDVNDEMGYIIILMWPSIAVWMQSALLLIVWVHGCIGLHMWLRLTKWWSRAVPYLIGVAVFVPLFALAGLLTEGRRIWADFADEFLREQYIEHYNWPSPEAFQMLFSVKDNALMAFWLALGATGLVFIGRKLWRRRHSVRVSYARGPEVVAEKGMTLLEISQANGVPHAALCGGKGRCTTCRVIVEDGGNALPPPSEVEARSLAAVGASPQTRLACQIRPTEPTTVFRVFRPDGGRIRGHASQGEERQLAVLFLDMRGFTARTTGQLPYDIVFLLNRFFDAVVPAITDEGGIVDKYMGDGLLAVFEKRDAATSARAGLNAAIAISRALDLFNQQLEAEGSPGIRIGMGLHLGDLVVGEIGAQGHAAKTIIGDAVNVASRLESETKALGVELLVSDELLRAAGVDVAQAEIRAFELRGVSEPIPALPVMRASQLEPNGQKQEQSYSA; this comes from the coding sequence TTGAACAACGCTCTTTGGCGCGGCGGGTGGGCAACCCGACTTCGGATCGGCAGCGGCCTGATCCTGTTTGTCTTTGCGTTTTTTCACTTCATCAACATCGGCCTGGGCCTGTTTCATACCGATTATCTGCACGGTATGCAGGACGGCCGGAAAGAGGTGACGCGCCACGACGCCATGAGCGTGCTTCTCTATGCTGCGCTGTTCGTGCATGCCGGTCTGGCCCTCGTGTCTATCGCGCAGCGCAGGACATTGCGCATGCCATTCAGCACAGCACTTCAAGTAGTGCTGGGCCTGCTGATCCCTTTGCAACTGATCTCGCACATTATTCACACACGGGTCGCGCATGAGGTTTATGACGTTAATGACGAGATGGGATACATTATCATCCTGATGTGGCCCAGCATTGCGGTCTGGATGCAAAGCGCGCTGCTTCTGATCGTATGGGTGCATGGATGCATCGGCCTGCATATGTGGCTGCGACTGACCAAATGGTGGTCGCGTGCCGTACCCTATCTGATCGGCGTCGCGGTCTTTGTTCCACTGTTCGCACTGGCTGGCCTGCTGACCGAAGGGCGCCGCATCTGGGCCGACTTTGCAGACGAGTTTCTGCGCGAACAGTATATCGAGCACTACAACTGGCCATCTCCCGAAGCTTTTCAAATGCTGTTCAGCGTCAAGGACAATGCCCTGATGGCCTTTTGGCTGGCACTTGGCGCAACAGGTCTGGTTTTCATTGGACGCAAACTCTGGCGGCGCAGGCATTCCGTACGTGTTTCCTATGCCCGAGGGCCCGAAGTGGTCGCGGAAAAGGGCATGACATTGCTTGAGATTTCCCAGGCCAACGGCGTCCCCCATGCGGCCCTCTGCGGTGGCAAAGGACGCTGCACAACATGCCGCGTCATAGTCGAAGACGGCGGCAACGCGTTACCGCCTCCCAGCGAGGTCGAGGCGCGCAGTCTGGCTGCGGTTGGCGCATCGCCCCAGACTCGTCTGGCCTGCCAGATCCGCCCCACAGAGCCGACCACCGTTTTCCGTGTCTTCCGACCAGATGGAGGACGCATTCGTGGACACGCCAGCCAGGGAGAGGAACGTCAATTGGCGGTTCTGTTTCTGGATATGCGAGGCTTTACCGCCCGCACAACGGGGCAGCTGCCCTATGACATCGTGTTTTTACTGAACCGGTTTTTTGATGCGGTGGTGCCCGCCATTACAGACGAAGGCGGCATCGTGGACAAATATATGGGCGACGGGCTGCTGGCGGTTTTTGAAAAACGCGATGCGGCAACCTCGGCCCGCGCCGGGTTAAATGCGGCGATCGCGATCAGCCGGGCGCTGGATCTGTTCAACCAACAGCTTGAGGCTGAAGGAAGCCCCGGAATACGCATCGGTATGGGATTGCATCTTGGCGATCTGGTCGTGGGTGAAATCGGTGCGCAAGGCCACGCCGCAAAAACAATCATCGGTGATGCAGTCAATGTGGCCAGCCGCCTGGAAAGCGAAACCAAAGCGCTGGGTGTCGAACTGCTGGTTTCTGACGAATTGCTGCGCGCCGCAGGTGTGGATGTGGCACAAGCAGAGATCAGAGCTTTCGAACTGCGCGGTGTCTCAGAGCCGATTCCCGCCCTGCCAGTGATGCGCGCCTCGCAACTAGAGCCAAATGGACAAAAACAGGAACAGTCATACTCTGCCTGA
- a CDS encoding bifunctional sulfate adenylyltransferase/adenylylsulfate kinase, whose translation MTMLSNLAPIPELYVSYESAQKLKVEAADLTSHDLSPRQICDLELLMNGGFNPLKGFLTEADYDGVVENMRLADGALWPMPITLDVSEEFAGSIELGQDIALRDQEGVILATMTVTDRWTPDKAREAEKVFGADDDAHPAVNYLHNVAGKVYLGGPVTGIQQPVHYDFRARRDTPNELRAYFRKLGWRRIVAFQTRNPLHRAHQELTFRAAKEAQANLLIHPVVGMTKPGDVDHFTRVRCYEAVLDKYPASTTSMSLLNLAMRMAGPREAVWHGLIRANHGCTHFIVGRDHAGPGKNSAGEDFYGPYDAQDLFRQYQDEIGVEMVDFKHMVYVQERAQYEPNDEILDKDDVTILNISGTELRRRLAEGLEIPEWFSFPEVVAELRKTKPPRSQQGFTVFFTGFSGSGKSTIANALMVKLMEMGGRPVTLLDGDIVRKNLSSELGFSKEHRDLNIRRIGYVASEITKNGGIAICAPIAPYATTRRAVREEIEQFGAFCEVHVATSIEECERRDRKGLYKLAREGKIKEFTGISDPYDVPQNPELSVETENVDVDNCAHQVLLKLESMGLIAAN comes from the coding sequence ATGACGATGTTAAGCAATCTGGCCCCGATCCCCGAGCTTTATGTGTCCTATGAGTCCGCTCAGAAACTTAAGGTTGAGGCGGCGGATCTGACCAGCCATGACCTGAGCCCGCGCCAGATCTGCGATCTGGAACTGCTGATGAATGGCGGGTTCAACCCTCTGAAAGGGTTCCTGACCGAGGCTGACTATGACGGTGTGGTCGAGAATATGCGCCTGGCCGATGGTGCGCTCTGGCCGATGCCGATCACGCTGGATGTCAGCGAAGAGTTTGCAGGCAGCATCGAGCTGGGTCAGGACATCGCCCTGCGCGATCAGGAAGGCGTGATCCTTGCCACCATGACCGTGACCGACCGCTGGACGCCGGACAAGGCGCGCGAGGCCGAGAAGGTATTCGGCGCAGACGACGACGCGCACCCCGCAGTCAACTATCTGCACAACGTGGCTGGCAAGGTCTATCTGGGCGGTCCGGTGACGGGTATTCAACAGCCCGTTCACTATGACTTCCGCGCCCGCCGCGATACACCGAACGAACTGCGCGCCTATTTCCGCAAACTGGGCTGGCGCCGCATCGTGGCTTTCCAAACCCGCAACCCGCTGCACCGTGCGCATCAGGAACTGACCTTCCGCGCCGCGAAGGAAGCACAGGCCAACCTGCTGATCCACCCTGTGGTCGGCATGACCAAGCCCGGAGACGTGGATCACTTCACCCGTGTCCGTTGCTATGAGGCGGTTCTGGACAAGTACCCAGCCTCGACCACCTCGATGTCGTTGTTGAACCTGGCGATGCGCATGGCGGGCCCGCGCGAGGCGGTCTGGCACGGTCTGATCCGCGCCAACCACGGTTGCACGCACTTCATTGTCGGGCGCGACCATGCCGGTCCGGGCAAGAATTCAGCCGGGGAAGATTTCTATGGCCCCTATGACGCGCAGGACTTGTTCCGCCAATACCAAGATGAAATTGGCGTCGAGATGGTTGATTTCAAACACATGGTTTATGTGCAGGAACGCGCTCAATACGAGCCGAATGACGAGATTCTCGATAAGGATGATGTCACCATCCTGAACATCAGCGGCACAGAACTGCGCCGCCGTCTGGCCGAGGGTTTGGAAATCCCGGAATGGTTCTCGTTCCCAGAGGTTGTGGCCGAACTGCGCAAAACCAAGCCACCACGCAGCCAACAGGGCTTTACCGTGTTCTTCACCGGCTTCTCAGGCTCGGGCAAGTCGACCATCGCCAACGCGCTCATGGTCAAGCTGATGGAAATGGGTGGCCGTCCCGTGACGCTGCTGGATGGAGACATCGTGCGTAAGAACCTGTCGTCAGAACTGGGTTTCTCGAAAGAGCACCGCGACCTGAACATCCGCCGCATTGGCTATGTGGCATCCGAGATCACCAAAAACGGTGGTATCGCCATCTGTGCACCGATCGCCCCATACGCCACCACACGCCGGGCGGTTCGGGAAGAGATCGAACAGTTCGGTGCCTTCTGTGAAGTACATGTTGCGACCTCGATTGAGGAATGCGAACGCCGTGACCGCAAGGGCCTCTACAAACTGGCGCGCGAGGGCAAGATCAAAGAGTTCACCGGCATCTCTGACCCCTATGACGTGCCCCAGAACCCAGAGTTGTCCGTCGAGACAGAGAATGTCGACGTCGATAACTGTGCCCATCAGGTTCTGCTGAAGCTGGAAAGCATGGGGTTGATCGCTGCAAACTGA
- a CDS encoding PhzF family phenazine biosynthesis protein, whose product MSWFEFDWVDAFSDRAFGGNGCAVVHDGAHLPEQVCMAYVRETSLVECTFSGPSDVADIRVRYFLASREIPFAGHPTIATVAAMRSRGMIEGESLTLETGAGVVSIRLTGDEIEMTQVAPQFGAHVPVDLVASTIGLPESAIISPPQFVSTGLPFCITVLRDHEALRAAQLVEGPLRKVAEAAGFSGSDMAEPFLVTLEGATDAGDTFSRLLLAPPSPPEDPFTGSATGAMAAYLWKYGLMSKDSFVAEQGHDMGRPGQATVTRVGPTDGMTGIKVAGRGHVLMRGQVDLPTNE is encoded by the coding sequence ATGAGCTGGTTCGAATTCGATTGGGTAGACGCCTTCAGTGACCGCGCCTTTGGTGGCAATGGATGTGCCGTGGTTCATGACGGTGCACATCTGCCCGAGCAGGTGTGCATGGCCTATGTGCGCGAAACCTCTCTGGTCGAATGCACCTTTTCCGGCCCATCCGACGTGGCCGATATCCGCGTACGGTACTTTCTGGCCAGCCGGGAAATTCCCTTTGCCGGGCATCCAACAATTGCCACTGTCGCTGCCATGCGGTCGCGTGGGATGATCGAAGGCGAAAGCCTGACGCTGGAAACCGGGGCAGGGGTCGTCTCGATTCGGTTGACAGGTGATGAGATCGAAATGACCCAGGTCGCACCTCAATTTGGTGCACATGTTCCGGTGGATCTGGTGGCTTCGACTATCGGCCTTCCTGAAAGCGCTATAATCTCTCCGCCTCAGTTTGTTTCAACCGGTCTGCCGTTCTGCATCACCGTTCTGCGCGACCATGAGGCCTTGCGCGCGGCTCAACTGGTCGAGGGTCCTTTGAGAAAAGTAGCCGAGGCCGCCGGATTTTCGGGTTCGGATATGGCTGAACCCTTTCTGGTCACGCTGGAAGGAGCCACCGATGCAGGTGATACGTTCTCGCGTCTGTTGCTCGCCCCTCCCAGCCCGCCCGAAGACCCGTTCACTGGGTCTGCTACGGGCGCCATGGCGGCGTATCTTTGGAAATATGGATTGATGTCCAAAGACAGTTTCGTCGCGGAACAGGGCCACGACATGGGACGTCCCGGACAGGCCACTGTCACGCGTGTTGGCCCGACAGATGGAATGACCGGGATCAAGGTCGCTGGACGAGGACACGTATTGATGCGCGGGCAGGTCGATCTGCCGACGAACGAATAG
- a CDS encoding DUF1150 family protein, with protein sequence MNTPIELNTEGDRIVYVKTVEVADLPRDLRDQAGDLDQLYAVHDSDGQQLALVADRKLAFVLARQHDLSPVAVH encoded by the coding sequence ATGAATACACCGATAGAACTCAACACCGAAGGCGACCGTATCGTTTATGTCAAAACCGTCGAGGTTGCCGATCTGCCGCGTGATCTGCGCGATCAGGCAGGGGATTTGGACCAGCTTTACGCTGTACATGATTCCGATGGGCAGCAACTGGCGCTGGTGGCCGACCGCAAGCTGGCTTTTGTGCTGGCCCGTCAGCATGACTTGTCCCCGGTGGCCGTTCACTGA
- a CDS encoding Hsp20 family protein, whose product MSKLTLGSYPHLLGFEQLERLLERSAKAGNEGYPPYNIEQTSDFSYRITLAVAGFAEEDLSITIEDRQLVIRGRQRDDSEGRIFLHRGIAARQFQRMFVLADGVEVGEAIMENGLLHVDLTRAVPEAVVQTINIRKG is encoded by the coding sequence GTGTCGAAACTTACTCTTGGCTCATACCCGCATCTTTTGGGGTTCGAGCAACTGGAACGCCTTCTGGAACGGTCTGCAAAGGCTGGCAACGAAGGATACCCGCCCTATAACATCGAACAGACTTCGGACTTTTCCTATCGCATCACTCTTGCGGTTGCAGGGTTCGCCGAAGAGGATTTGTCGATCACGATCGAGGATCGCCAACTGGTGATCCGGGGCCGTCAACGCGACGACAGCGAGGGGCGTATATTCCTGCATCGCGGCATTGCGGCGCGCCAGTTTCAGCGCATGTTCGTGCTGGCTGACGGTGTCGAAGTGGGCGAGGCGATCATGGAAAACGGTCTGCTGCATGTGGATCTGACCCGCGCCGTGCCGGAAGCTGTGGTGCAGACCATCAACATACGCAAGGGGTAA
- a CDS encoding YdcH family protein — translation MNAPTDLSMKTDEVLRVELEVFRRQHRDLDEAIEALHDRGTADQLTLRRLKKEKLRLKDIIRIIEDRLTPDIIA, via the coding sequence ATGAACGCGCCCACTGATCTTTCTATGAAAACTGATGAAGTTCTGCGGGTTGAACTGGAAGTTTTCCGCCGTCAGCACCGCGATCTGGACGAAGCGATTGAAGCGCTGCATGACCGGGGAACTGCGGATCAGTTGACGCTACGACGACTGAAAAAAGAGAAACTGCGTCTGAAAGACATCATCCGCATCATCGAAGACCGCCTGACCCCCGATATCATTGCCTGA
- the purE gene encoding 5-(carboxyamino)imidazole ribonucleotide mutase has translation MSEVKVGIIMGSQSDWPTMKEAADILDELGVAYEARIVSAHRTPDRLWDYGKTAVSRGLHVIIAGAGGAAHLPGMMASKTRVPVIGVPVQTRALSGVDSLYSIVQMPKGFPVATMAIGSAGGANAGLMAAGILALQDVALAERLDNWREALSASIPEEPQG, from the coding sequence ATGAGCGAAGTGAAAGTCGGGATCATCATGGGCAGCCAATCTGACTGGCCCACGATGAAAGAAGCCGCAGATATTCTGGACGAACTGGGCGTCGCTTACGAAGCGCGCATCGTATCGGCCCACCGCACACCAGACCGGCTGTGGGACTATGGCAAGACCGCCGTATCGCGTGGATTGCACGTGATCATCGCGGGCGCTGGCGGCGCTGCGCATCTGCCTGGCATGATGGCATCGAAAACGCGGGTGCCGGTGATCGGAGTTCCCGTACAGACCCGCGCCCTGTCAGGCGTGGATTCGCTGTATTCCATCGTGCAAATGCCCAAGGGTTTTCCCGTTGCGACCATGGCAATCGGGTCCGCTGGAGGAGCCAACGCCGGCCTGATGGCAGCGGGTATTCTGGCTCTGCAAGACGTGGCTTTGGCCGAACGGCTGGACAACTGGCGCGAGGCGTTGTCGGCCTCAATCCCTGAGGAACCGCAGGGATGA
- a CDS encoding NAD(P)-binding domain-containing protein has product MSRIGIIGTGHIAAPIARLMAAKGHEICVTERNTDVSSALKAELGVTVAAPQEVIDASDIVFLCLRPHIAAEVLTPLTFRAGQQIVSVMAAVSAEQLARLCAPAADFVQTIPLGFLDTGGCPMAAFGNDRLLADLFEPENPVVKVADEFALNAHFAICAMVPGILDLMATGTKWLGDVTGDADKAEFYTTQLMSGFLATMEKGNAGRLAQERDALATEGTLSLQMTDALRDQGAHDALRSALSAIGKRLES; this is encoded by the coding sequence ATGAGCCGCATCGGCATCATCGGCACAGGTCATATCGCCGCCCCTATCGCGCGGTTGATGGCTGCCAAAGGACATGAAATCTGCGTGACCGAGCGTAATACCGATGTTTCATCTGCCTTGAAAGCCGAGCTGGGCGTTACGGTCGCTGCTCCCCAGGAGGTGATTGATGCCTCGGACATTGTGTTCCTGTGCCTGCGCCCGCATATCGCCGCTGAGGTTCTGACCCCACTAACCTTTCGCGCGGGCCAGCAGATCGTTTCTGTTATGGCTGCGGTTTCCGCCGAGCAACTTGCTCGGCTTTGCGCGCCGGCGGCAGATTTCGTTCAGACCATTCCACTGGGCTTTCTGGATACCGGCGGCTGCCCGATGGCTGCTTTTGGCAACGATCGGTTGTTGGCCGATCTTTTTGAGCCCGAGAACCCTGTGGTCAAGGTTGCGGATGAATTCGCGCTGAACGCACATTTCGCCATTTGCGCCATGGTTCCCGGCATTTTGGATCTGATGGCCACAGGCACCAAATGGCTGGGCGATGTAACTGGTGATGCCGATAAGGCCGAGTTCTATACGACCCAGTTGATGTCAGGCTTCCTGGCCACGATGGAAAAAGGCAACGCAGGTCGGCTGGCGCAGGAGCGTGACGCGCTTGCGACAGAGGGCACATTGAGCTTGCAGATGACAGACGCCCTGAGGGATCAGGGCGCGCATGACGCGCTGCGTTCGGCGTTGAGTGCAATTGGCAAACGTTTGGAGAGTTGA
- a CDS encoding 5-(carboxyamino)imidazole ribonucleotide synthase produces the protein MAEMLAQGAVIGILGGGQLGRMLSVAASRLGFVTHIYEPGANPPAGQVADRVTTAAYDDIDALKAFADAVDVITYEFENIPTEALDILESHRPIRPGREALRVSQDRLTEKNFLQDLGLKTAPFADVSNLDSLNTAIEQIGTPAILKTRRFGYDGKGQARLRSPEDAEAALADMAGAPAILEGFVDFSHEVSIIAARGLDGQVACFDPGENVHRDGILHTTTIPARLSPAQRTDAILLAANILNALEYVGVMGVELFVTPAGLIVNEIAPRVHNSGHWTQNGCAVDQFEQHIRAVAGWPLGDGQRHSDVVMENLIGNDMDRVPELARERDVALHLYGKAEVKAGRKMGHFNRIKR, from the coding sequence ATGGCAGAAATGCTTGCCCAAGGCGCGGTGATCGGAATTCTTGGGGGCGGTCAACTGGGCCGGATGCTGTCAGTGGCGGCGTCAAGGCTAGGCTTTGTCACACATATCTATGAACCGGGCGCAAACCCGCCCGCCGGGCAAGTCGCGGATCGTGTCACGACGGCAGCTTACGACGACATCGATGCCTTGAAAGCATTTGCCGACGCGGTGGATGTCATCACCTATGAGTTCGAAAACATCCCGACCGAGGCGCTGGACATTTTGGAATCCCACCGCCCGATCCGCCCGGGGCGCGAAGCGCTGCGGGTCAGTCAGGATCGTTTGACCGAGAAGAATTTCCTGCAAGACTTGGGCCTGAAAACGGCCCCGTTTGCGGATGTTTCCAATCTGGACAGCCTGAACACGGCAATCGAACAAATCGGGACACCTGCGATCCTGAAAACACGCCGCTTTGGCTATGACGGAAAGGGGCAGGCGCGGTTGCGCAGCCCCGAGGACGCCGAGGCTGCTTTGGCCGACATGGCGGGCGCGCCTGCTATTCTGGAAGGGTTCGTGGACTTCTCACACGAGGTGTCGATCATCGCAGCACGGGGGCTGGACGGCCAGGTGGCCTGTTTCGATCCGGGCGAGAATGTACATCGCGACGGCATCCTGCACACCACCACGATCCCTGCCCGCCTGTCCCCTGCCCAGCGCACAGATGCAATCCTGCTGGCGGCCAACATCCTGAATGCGTTGGAGTATGTGGGTGTCATGGGGGTAGAACTGTTCGTCACGCCCGCTGGTTTGATAGTGAACGAGATTGCACCGCGCGTGCACAACTCGGGCCATTGGACGCAGAATGGCTGTGCTGTTGATCAGTTCGAACAGCATATTCGCGCCGTGGCGGGCTGGCCTCTGGGCGACGGGCAGCGTCATTCGGATGTGGTGATGGAGAACTTGATCGGCAACGACATGGATCGCGTGCCCGAGCTGGCCCGCGAGCGGGACGTAGCACTTCATCTATACGGCAAAGCCGAGGTCAAAGCCGGACGCAAGATGGGGCATTTCAACAGGATTAAGCGATAA
- a CDS encoding alpha-D-ribose 1-methylphosphonate 5-triphosphate diphosphatase, producing MTALNLTLTGAEVLLPGEGLARADLTIAEGAILAEPTGRRVDLSGYLVLPGIIDLHGDGFERHIAPRRGAMKQMNEGILSVEAELAANGITTAVLAQFYSWEGGVRGPDFAAQVFQAIAAEKDSTVTDLIPQLRFETNMLEDYAGLARRIADWQVPYVVFNDHLPHDRLAQGKKPPRLTGQALKAGRNPDAHFEMLLNMHARRHEVPAAVEALCADLGEIGVRLGSHDDATAEARAWWRDRGVRIAEFPETLEAAEAARSAGDHIILGSPNVVRGGSHKGNASAVELIAMGLCDALASDYHYPSPRRAALMLFKTGLLDFESAWNLISSGPAKVLDLPDRGTLTPGKRGDLVILDAATHRVASTMAGGRISHMSGDIAARFLNATMP from the coding sequence ATGACTGCTTTGAACCTGACATTGACCGGGGCAGAGGTTCTGTTGCCGGGTGAGGGTTTGGCTCGTGCTGATCTGACCATAGCAGAAGGTGCGATACTGGCAGAACCAACCGGGCGCAGGGTTGATCTGAGCGGCTATCTTGTCTTGCCCGGCATTATCGATCTGCACGGGGACGGTTTCGAACGCCATATCGCCCCACGTCGCGGTGCAATGAAGCAGATGAACGAAGGCATTCTTTCGGTCGAGGCCGAGTTAGCTGCGAACGGCATTACCACCGCAGTGCTGGCTCAGTTTTACAGCTGGGAAGGCGGCGTGCGAGGACCGGACTTTGCGGCGCAGGTGTTTCAGGCCATTGCCGCCGAAAAAGACAGCACCGTCACGGATCTGATCCCTCAACTGCGGTTTGAGACCAATATGTTGGAGGACTATGCCGGATTGGCCCGTCGCATCGCTGACTGGCAGGTGCCTTACGTAGTGTTTAATGATCATCTGCCGCATGATCGCTTGGCGCAGGGTAAAAAGCCTCCACGCCTGACCGGGCAGGCGCTGAAGGCCGGGCGCAATCCAGATGCGCATTTTGAGATGTTGCTCAACATGCATGCGCGTCGTCACGAGGTGCCAGCGGCAGTCGAGGCGCTGTGTGCTGACCTGGGGGAAATTGGCGTACGTCTGGGCAGCCATGATGACGCCACCGCTGAAGCAAGGGCATGGTGGCGTGATCGAGGTGTCCGTATTGCCGAATTCCCGGAAACGCTGGAGGCTGCCGAGGCGGCACGTTCAGCCGGGGATCACATCATCCTTGGTTCACCCAACGTAGTGCGGGGTGGATCGCATAAAGGAAACGCGAGTGCGGTCGAACTGATCGCTATGGGCCTTTGCGATGCCTTGGCGTCAGACTACCACTATCCCAGTCCGCGCCGGGCTGCATTGATGCTGTTCAAAACCGGTTTGCTTGATTTCGAATCTGCTTGGAACCTGATTTCTTCGGGTCCTGCAAAAGTGCTTGATCTGCCGGACCGGGGCACACTTACCCCCGGCAAACGGGGTGATTTGGTCATTCTCGATGCGGCTACCCACCGGGTCGCATCGACCATGGCCGGTGGGCGTATCAGCCACATGTCAGGGGACATTGCGGCACGCTTTCTGAACGCAACGATGCCGTAG
- a CDS encoding triacylglycerol lipase — translation MRLLIALLFFIFPAAASAKCVILLHGLARTEASFAVMEELFEAHGYKVVRPGYPSTEIGIPELAEQTLPDAFAACGEDKVNVVAHSMGGILLRYWLKDHHPANMGRAVMLGPPNQGSQLVDELSAWEVFGYLNGPAGLQLSTGPEGIPRRLPPVDFELGVIAGSESLNLVFSSIIDGPDDGKVSIESTKVEGMTDHLILPVTHTFMMNNPQVMAQALHFIEFGRFDPQITWLDGVMDIIDEICIGQDCPDPDSERSR, via the coding sequence ATGAGACTATTGATTGCCCTGCTGTTTTTCATTTTCCCTGCCGCCGCCAGCGCGAAATGCGTGATCCTTTTGCATGGGCTGGCGCGGACTGAGGCTTCGTTTGCCGTGATGGAGGAGTTGTTCGAGGCACATGGCTATAAGGTTGTGCGCCCCGGGTACCCATCGACCGAAATTGGCATTCCGGAACTTGCTGAACAGACCCTGCCTGATGCTTTCGCCGCTTGCGGAGAGGATAAAGTCAATGTCGTTGCGCATTCCATGGGCGGCATCCTGCTGCGGTATTGGCTAAAGGATCACCACCCCGCCAATATGGGCCGCGCTGTCATGCTTGGCCCTCCGAACCAAGGCAGCCAGCTGGTTGACGAGCTCAGCGCGTGGGAGGTGTTCGGGTATCTGAACGGCCCAGCAGGGCTGCAACTGAGCACAGGGCCCGAAGGCATCCCTCGTCGTCTGCCCCCGGTGGATTTCGAACTGGGTGTTATCGCAGGAAGTGAATCTCTGAACCTTGTGTTTTCCTCGATTATCGATGGTCCCGACGATGGCAAGGTTTCGATTGAAAGCACCAAGGTCGAAGGTATGACCGATCATCTTATCTTACCGGTGACGCATACTTTCATGATGAACAACCCGCAGGTCATGGCACAGGCACTGCATTTCATCGAATTCGGTCGGTTTGATCCGCAGATCACTTGGCTCGATGGTGTGATGGACATAATAGACGAGATCTGTATCGGGCAGGACTGCCCAGACCCGGACTCGGAGCGTTCACGATGA